A part of Deinococcus multiflagellatus genomic DNA contains:
- the nagA gene encoding N-acetylglucosamine-6-phosphate deacetylase, whose amino-acid sequence MTITLSGQLLLPSGLQSGRLTVQEGRIAQLEPLPSADPTVLILPGFVDTHVHGGAGGDTMDGPEGIRTLARLHARHGTTTLLPTTITNPWPEVLRALRAVAQVIQEGGAPGGADLPGAHLEGPFISPGRLGAQPPCAVDPTPERVAEVLATGAVRAVTLAPELPGALDAARTFARAGVRVGIGHTRADAETVQVALAAVHQAGGQSCATHLFNAMGGIEGRVPGPPGALIADPHATLEVILDGLHVHPTSFLLARAAAPERVMLITDAMRAAGLGDGPSELGGQPVTVQGGKATLADGTLAGSVLTLDAALRRAAALGVPLPELSRMLSLTPARSVGLHDRGELRTGLRADLVVLNADLQVQATYVGGMAVG is encoded by the coding sequence ATGACCATCACCCTCAGCGGGCAGTTGCTGCTGCCCAGCGGCCTGCAAAGCGGGCGCCTGACAGTGCAGGAGGGCCGGATTGCGCAGCTGGAGCCCCTGCCCAGCGCTGACCCTACAGTTCTGATCCTCCCCGGCTTCGTGGATACACATGTGCACGGCGGCGCGGGGGGCGACACGATGGACGGCCCGGAGGGCATTCGCACCCTGGCGCGGCTGCACGCCCGGCACGGCACCACCACGCTGCTGCCCACCACCATCACCAACCCCTGGCCGGAGGTGCTGCGCGCGCTGCGGGCCGTGGCGCAGGTGATCCAGGAGGGCGGGGCCCCTGGCGGCGCCGACCTGCCCGGCGCGCACCTGGAAGGCCCCTTCATCAGCCCCGGGCGGCTGGGCGCGCAGCCGCCCTGCGCCGTGGACCCCACCCCCGAGCGCGTGGCCGAGGTGCTGGCTACGGGGGCCGTGCGCGCCGTGACCCTGGCTCCGGAGCTGCCGGGGGCCCTGGACGCCGCGCGCACCTTTGCGCGGGCTGGCGTGCGCGTGGGCATCGGCCACACCCGCGCCGACGCCGAGACCGTGCAGGTCGCCCTGGCGGCCGTCCACCAGGCCGGCGGCCAGAGTTGCGCGACCCACCTCTTTAACGCGATGGGCGGCATTGAGGGCCGCGTGCCCGGACCCCCCGGCGCCCTGATCGCCGACCCCCACGCCACCCTGGAAGTCATTCTGGACGGCTTGCATGTGCACCCCACGTCGTTTCTGCTGGCCCGCGCGGCGGCGCCTGAGCGGGTCATGCTGATCACGGACGCCATGCGCGCCGCTGGCCTGGGCGACGGCCCCAGCGAACTGGGCGGGCAGCCCGTGACGGTGCAGGGCGGCAAGGCCACCCTGGCCGACGGCACCCTGGCCGGCAGTGTCCTTACCCTGGACGCGGCCCTGCGCCGCGCCGCCGCCCTGGGTGTGCCCCTGCCCGAATTGAGCCGCATGCTGAGCCTGACCCCCGCCCGCTCGGTGGGCCTGCATGACCGGGGCGAACTGAGAACGGGCCTGCGCGCGGATCTGGTGGTGCTGAACGCGGATTTGCAGGTGCAGGCCACCTATGTGGGGGGCATGGCGGTGGGCTGA